In the genome of Synechococcus sp. CB0101, the window TCAAGGCAGGCCCGGTGAAGGACGCCGCACCATGAACCAACCCCTCGTGGCGGTCGTCGACGACGATCCCCGCATCCGCGAGCTGTTGGCCACAGAACTAGAGGATCTGGGGGCTGCCGTGCTGCGCTGCCGCGAGGGTTCAGAGCTCCTGAGCCAGGCCGAGCTTCAGGAGGTGGCACTGGTGCTGCTCGATTGGATGATGCCGGGCCTCGATGGAGCCGGCACGCTGCAAGCCCTGGCCGAGACCGGCTTCGCCGGCCGTGTGGTGGTGGTCACAGCCCTCTGCGATCCCGAGGTATTGCAGCAAGCCCAGGCCCAGGGAGCTGCAGCCACCTTGCTCAAAACCGAAGCATTGGAGCAATTGCCAGAGCTGCTCAAGGGAACTGGCGCAAGCCTGGATCCACCTGATTGAGCTCCTCCCGGCTGAAGCGTGGGGTGATCAACAAGCGCAGCGGGGTACGGCCGGTGAGCACACCGCTGGCATCCACCGGGGCCGCCAAGGGCGCAACCGCCTGATCGATGCGCACGTGCCGATTAAAAAAGCGCAGGGCCATGCCCTGGAGCTCTTGGCGTGCCAACGCTCGATCGGGGCCCAGCACAAACGCGGGCAGTTTGGTCTTGCCGTTCAGGAACGAGAGATGGGTGCCGTTGTGCTGCAGAGCAAGCAACGACCCTGGATAGGTGATGGAGGTAAAGGGAATCAGCTGCTGCGACACGGGCGGTGCAAACACATCGTCTGTTCCGGAAACCACAAGCACTGGAGCGGCAATCGCCTGGAGTGAGCTGGGGCTGAAGATCGGATTGGTCACAGGATTCACCGCCACAGCAGCCTTCACGCGGGGATCGCGAAAACTGCGTCGCTTCACCACCTGAGCCGGTGCATCGCACTGCCAGACCACAGCTGGATTCAGCACCACGATGTTGGGGTTGTTCATGGCAGCGCAGCCCTTCACCAGGTGCTCCCAATCGAGCTCGGCACCAGCCAGCGCTGTCGCCGTGTAGCCCCCAAGCGATTGGCCCAACACGCCCACCTCCTTGGTGTTCACCCTGGAGCCCCAGCGATCGTGCATCTGATCAATCAGATCGCTGACGCTGAGGGGCTGGCTGTACCAGGCATTCGGCGGCGGGATCGCACCCGTGCCTTGAATCGCTGCACTGATCGCGTTGGCACTGGTGAAGGGGAAATTGAGCGCCGCCACCGCATAGCCATGGCTGGCCAAATCGCGGCCCACATACAACAGGGCATTCATATCGGTGT includes:
- a CDS encoding response regulator transcription factor, whose protein sequence is MNQPLVAVVDDDPRIRELLATELEDLGAAVLRCREGSELLSQAELQEVALVLLDWMMPGLDGAGTLQALAETGFAGRVVVVTALCDPEVLQQAQAQGAAATLLKTEALEQLPELLKGTGASLDPPD
- a CDS encoding alpha/beta hydrolase, whose protein sequence is MLRRLLSSITACLALAAAPAASAAERIVLRFGEVSRTVSVPSLVTFTETGRIEPDLEGYLRLLKPADRHALRTVLNQSVPVDAVMASNFLDTAIGESSLQQLVKVIDQPADVARQALASALILGSAREGALRLIDVLQAYPTATLPVNATAVLSLMRSLSQQFNLQNRLFAQIASINGPPAEGPDLIALASSGRVAYSESAFSFTGREGTTITALAYLPESATAAKPAPLVVIAPGLNTDMNALLYVGRDLASHGYAVAALNFPFTSANAISAAIQGTGAIPPPNAWYSQPLSVSDLIDQMHDRWGSRVNTKEVGVLGQSLGGYTATALAGAELDWEHLVKGCAAMNNPNIVVLNPAVVWQCDAPAQVVKRRSFRDPRVKAAVAVNPVTNPIFSPSSLQAIAAPVLVVSGTDDVFAPPVSQQLIPFTSITYPGSLLALQHNGTHLSFLNGKTKLPAFVLGPDRALARQELQGMALRFFNRHVRIDQAVAPLAAPVDASGVLTGRTPLRLLITPRFSREELNQVDPGLRQFP